In Spirochaeta lutea, a genomic segment contains:
- a CDS encoding DUF1697 domain-containing protein, whose product MQYIGLLRGINVGGNNKVPMAELRQALETAGFREVRTYIASGNVLFRHPSGSIQEVQTLFEAVMSRDFGIATRVLVLPEDRFRVICSAVPPDWTNDKEQKSDILFLFPEEDSPETLERMGPKADIDQARYVPGAILWKVSRANQTRSALLAVVGTKLYKAMTIRNVNTLRKLQSMLETSQG is encoded by the coding sequence ATGCAGTATATTGGATTGTTGCGCGGCATAAACGTGGGGGGCAATAACAAGGTTCCCATGGCCGAGCTGCGCCAGGCCCTTGAGACAGCAGGCTTCCGGGAGGTTCGCACCTATATTGCTTCGGGAAACGTCCTATTCCGCCACCCATCCGGGTCGATCCAGGAGGTTCAGACCCTCTTTGAGGCAGTGATGAGCCGTGACTTCGGGATTGCCACCAGGGTTCTAGTTCTGCCCGAGGACCGGTTCAGGGTGATTTGCAGCGCCGTGCCCCCCGATTGGACCAACGACAAGGAGCAAAAATCCGATATCCTCTTTCTCTTTCCCGAAGAGGATAGCCCGGAAACCCTGGAACGTATGGGACCGAAAGCCGATATTGACCAGGCTCGCTACGTTCCCGGAGCCATCCTCTGGAAGGTTTCCAGAGCGAATCAAACCCGCTCCGCCCTCCTGGCGGTAGTGGGCACGAAACTCTACAAGGCTATGACCATCCGGAATGTGAACACCCTGAGAAAACTGCAGTCCATGCTGGAGACTTCCCAGGGCTGA